In Muribaculum gordoncarteri, the genomic window CGTTCCTTGGTTGAGTAGTCGATATTGAGCAGCCACTCGCCGGTAGAGCCGATGGGGCCGTAGTTGATGGCATATTCGCGTGACTTCTGGGGAGCTACATCGAGATTTTCGATAACGCCGGTCTTAACGGGCACACCGTTGTGGAGGAGAGTCCAGTTGAGGGTAACGTAGCTGAGGTCGCGGAAGAAGTTTTCGTTGAATATGCTTACCTTGCCCTCGCCTGCAGCTGTGGTGAGGATGTTCTGCTGGATGCGTGCCACTTCGTAGGCGTGAGGATTGGGAATGCGGTCGGGGCTGATAAGACCGTTGTCGCAGAAGTTCTGGTCGTTGGCATCGTAGTCGTTGAAGTCGCCTCCATAGGCCCAGATGGTAGTTCCATTCTTGTCCTTCCAACGGATTGACTGGTCAACGAAGTCCCAGATGTAACCGCCCTGATATTTGGGATATTTGCGGATGAGATCCCAGTATTCCTTGAATCCTCCCTGAGAGTTACCCATTGCGTGAGCATATTCGCACTGGATGAGCGGCTTATTGTAGTTGTCGTTCTGAGAATATCTCTCGGAGTGCTCGTAGGGATAGTATATGGGGCAGAAGATGTCGGTCTTGCCGTCGATGCGAGCCTGCTCATACTGAACGGGGCGGCTGGTGTCCATGGCTTTAACCATGTCGTAAGCGGCTTCAAAGTTGGGGCCGTAACCTGCCTCGTTGCCAAGCGACCACACGATGATGCTCGGATGGTTGAAGTTGCGCTGTACGTGACGCTGGTTGCGTTCAAGGTGAGCCTTTGCGTAGGCGGGATTCTTGGCGAGGGTTTCGTCGCCGTAGCCCATTCCGTGGGACTCGATATTGGCCTCGGCCACTACATATATACCGTACTTGTCGCAGAGGTCATACCACAATGCGTCATCGGGGTAGTGACATGTGCGCACTGCGTTGATGTTGAGCTCCTTCATGAGCTGGATGTCCTGAAGCATGCGGTCGAGCGACACTACATAACCTCCGTCGGGGTCGAGCTCGTGACGGTCGGCACCCTTGAAGAGAACGGGCTGTCCGTTGACAAGAAGCTGTGAGTTCTTGATTTCAATCTTGCGGAAACCTACATTTACGGGAATAACCTCGAGGGTCTTGCCGTTTTTGGAGAATGTGGTGCGCAAAGTGTATAGGTTGGGAATTTCGGCACTCCACTTCAGCGGATTGGGGATGTCGAGAGTGCGCTTGACATTTCCCTTGGCGTTGTTGATTGTTTCGGTCTTGATAACCTTGTTGTCGGCATTGAGGAGCTCGAGGGTTATGTTGCCGCTGCCTTTCACGTCGATGTCGACACCGAGTTTACCGTCACGATAGTCGTCGGTAAGGTCGGCATTCACGCGGATGTCCTGAATGCGGTTCTTGGAACGTGCATAGAGATAGCTGTCGCGGGCGAGTCCGCTGAAACGGAAGAAGTCCTGGTCCTCAAGGTAGGTTCCGTCACACCAGCGGAAAATCTGGAATGTGATGAGGTTCTTCTGTCCGGGACGGATATAGGGGGTTATGTCAAACTCATTTTCAAGCTTGCTGTCTTCGCCATAGCCTACATACTTTCCGTTTACCCAAAGCGAGATGTTGGAAGTGGCCGAGCCGAAGTGGGCTATTACATCCTTGCCTTTCCAGTCGGCAGGGATTTCAATTTCCTTACGGTAGGTTCCCACATGGTTGTCCTTTTCGGGTACCTGAGGAGGATTGTTCTCAAAGTGATTGCGCCAGGCATATCCGTTGTTCACGTAGATGGGGTCGCCGTATCCGTTAAGCTCCCACATTCCGGGTACATTGATTTGTCCCCATGATGAATCGTCGTAGTTGACTTTCCAGAAATCGGTAGG contains:
- a CDS encoding glycoside hydrolase family 2 TIM barrel-domain containing protein, with translation MKKITATCLFAAVALAAGAKTPEWLDPEVNAVNRAPMHSSYFAFESVEDSNGDKASSDNYVSLNGKWKFNWVADADKRPTDFWKVNYDDSSWGQINVPGMWELNGYGDPIYVNNGYAWRNHFENNPPQVPEKDNHVGTYRKEIEIPADWKGKDVIAHFGSATSNISLWVNGKYVGYGEDSKLENEFDITPYIRPGQKNLITFQIFRWCDGTYLEDQDFFRFSGLARDSYLYARSKNRIQDIRVNADLTDDYRDGKLGVDIDVKGSGNITLELLNADNKVIKTETINNAKGNVKRTLDIPNPLKWSAEIPNLYTLRTTFSKNGKTLEVIPVNVGFRKIEIKNSQLLVNGQPVLFKGADRHELDPDGGYVVSLDRMLQDIQLMKELNINAVRTCHYPDDALWYDLCDKYGIYVVAEANIESHGMGYGDETLAKNPAYAKAHLERNQRHVQRNFNHPSIIVWSLGNEAGYGPNFEAAYDMVKAMDTSRPVQYEQARIDGKTDIFCPIYYPYEHSERYSQNDNYNKPLIQCEYAHAMGNSQGGFKEYWDLIRKYPKYQGGYIWDFVDQSIRWKDKNGTTIWAYGGDFNDYDANDQNFCDNGLISPDRIPNPHAYEVARIQQNILTTAAGEGKVSIFNENFFRDLSYVTLNWTLLHNGVPVKTGVIENLDVAPQKSREYAINYGPIGSTGEWLLNIDYSTKEREGLLPAGFVVAQEQIVLRPYASSIVRASAPAVTKIDDNAKSLVVNGLDFSLAVDKATGYINRYEVGGTSMLKDGASITPNFWRAPTDNDYGAGLQRRYRAWLNPEIKLTALNSEIKDGCAVITADYDMPSVKATLKLVYTVDGNGVVTVNEDMTATKDAKVANLFRFGMQMPMPASFETVEYYGRGPGENYIDRNNCTNLGIYRQTVTEQPYNYIRPQETGTRTDLRWWRVLNPAGNGIEVTAAEPFSASALHYTIESLDEGENKMQGHMPQVPVADLTNLCIDLKQMGLGCVNSWGALPRAEYMLPYGDYKFTYTITPVKGNVALD